In Piliocolobus tephrosceles isolate RC106 chromosome 5, ASM277652v3, whole genome shotgun sequence, a single genomic region encodes these proteins:
- the TCF21 gene encoding transcription factor 21 yields MSTGSLSDVEDLQEVEMLECDGLKMDSNKEFVTSNESTEESSNCENGSPQKGRGGLGKRRKAPTKKSPLSGVSQEGKQVQRNAANARERARMRVLSKAFSRLKTTLPWVPPDTKLSKLDTLRLASSYIAHLRQILANDKYENGYIHPVNLTWPFLVAGKPESDLKEVVTASRLCGTTAS; encoded by the exons ATGTCCACCGGCTCCCTCAGCGATGTGGAGGACCTTCAAGAGGTGGAGATGTTGGAATGTGACGGGCTGAAAATGGACTCGAACAAGGAATTTGTGACTTCCAACGAGAGCACCGAGGAGAGCTCCAACTGTGAGAATGGGTCTCCCCAGAAGGGCCGCGGCGGCCTGGGCAAGAGGAGGAAGGCGCCCACCAAGAAGAGCCCCCTGAGCGGGGTCAGCCAGGAGGGGAAGCAGGTCCAGCGCAACGCCGCCAACGCGCGAGAGCGGGCCCGCATGCGAGTGCTGAGCAAGGCCTTCTCCAGACTCAAGACCACCCTGCCCTGGGTGCCCCCGGACACCAAGCTCTCCAAGCTGGACACGCTCAGGCTGGCGTCCAGCTACATCGCCCACTTGAGGCAGATCCTGGCTAACGACAAATACGAGAACGGGTACATTCACCCGGTCAACCTG ACGTGGCCCTTCTTGGTGGCCGGGAAACCAGAGAGTGACCTGAAAGAAGTGGTGACCGCGAGCCGCTTATGTGGAACCACCGCGTCCTGA